One stretch of Streptomyces sp. NBC_01142 DNA includes these proteins:
- a CDS encoding VWA domain-containing protein yields MTSDPVDDPVDDLVNDTEKDTENVHTANDPGGPGSAIPAVLYAGPEFGLPRPRLDRACRERARRHGLALAATAAHEPAQVDDLLRAESRGAVVVQTDRNPYEVWDTGPAPTPATFLYSLLTLGATLRACDPARPPTAQHDELSNGTAFLLTADPHGPPLPSVEAHRRRDECGLYATRCGLRTAGVIDSSDAYADFVRRCVRSIAAEKVPTVVVHPDSLGFGPDSYAGGRHTPDSLLWHWLGQGRVVYPGLRVPRDAPMPMARRARSRTQPRPQAPAPASASVPAPAPAPAPAPAPQAARGGDEDELVFRSQSQWLGRPRSGDVHVDRLYGPPTGDAHQSSGRSPVPGPRAGSDVRAPRDPRVPLPHDGLFIRRNNSYGTRSVLGVTELIESGILIDQEHIRFDDFVAARTGQVPAPPPGEAVAVSHGLTGVPGEFKAHEATTHFVEIALKTGTAAADDVPAKEPLPVNFVFVVDTSISMAGQKLDTVKSALQEIYERLRPSDSLGIVTFQSRVDTLLRATRKKDLPEEEFSAIVAGMTATGGTDINLGVLYGIDEISRRASSGRTVNRLYLFSDGDPTSGERDWIKIRTNIAAKLRGDLTLSCFGFGSDARMPELAALAGTAGGHSTFVTRPEQVRSNLLEDLNRRDHLAAIDIQLRIDIDPAVTVWHLYGHDLVTDPKARAGVVRDAAKAAQLARKDYGTEALPDLITEEKGIRIFAPDLAFGETYWVVLEIQVPKDREPTDAGLPGLGTATVQYVDTVARESRRLDISLSDALTLAAETVTVHAVGLWTSEITFFALDDLHENDRDAAKKRLTNHIQILQQAHQAFPVDEFVDDQVTMKKLITLTGSLGHVMSYSDSSTQGGHAGPTMQVMNDFARVRSGFTAF; encoded by the coding sequence GTGACATCCGACCCGGTGGACGACCCGGTGGACGACCTGGTGAACGACACGGAGAAGGATACAGAGAACGTGCATACGGCGAACGACCCCGGCGGACCTGGATCCGCAATCCCCGCTGTGCTCTATGCCGGGCCCGAGTTCGGCCTGCCACGCCCCCGCCTGGATCGGGCCTGCCGCGAGCGCGCCCGACGACACGGGCTGGCACTGGCAGCGACGGCCGCCCATGAACCGGCGCAGGTGGACGACTTATTGCGCGCGGAGTCTCGCGGCGCGGTGGTCGTCCAGACCGACCGCAACCCGTACGAGGTGTGGGACACGGGCCCGGCCCCGACACCGGCCACATTCCTGTACAGCCTGCTCACACTGGGTGCCACGCTCCGCGCCTGCGACCCTGCCAGGCCTCCGACCGCCCAGCACGACGAGCTGTCGAACGGAACAGCCTTCCTCCTGACCGCCGACCCCCACGGCCCACCGTTGCCGTCGGTGGAGGCGCATCGGAGGCGGGATGAATGCGGTCTCTACGCGACACGATGCGGTCTGCGCACCGCCGGGGTGATCGACAGCAGTGATGCGTACGCCGATTTCGTACGCCGCTGTGTCCGTTCGATCGCGGCGGAGAAGGTACCGACGGTCGTGGTCCACCCCGACTCCCTCGGTTTCGGGCCGGACTCCTACGCCGGTGGTCGGCACACTCCCGACAGCCTTCTGTGGCACTGGCTCGGCCAGGGCCGCGTCGTGTACCCGGGGCTCAGGGTGCCGCGGGACGCTCCCATGCCCATGGCGAGGAGGGCGCGCAGCCGCACGCAGCCGCGGCCGCAGGCGCCGGCGCCTGCGTCTGCATCTGTGCCGGCGCCTGCGCCTGCGCCTGCGCCTGCGCCTGCGCCCCAGGCAGCCAGGGGCGGCGACGAAGACGAGCTCGTCTTCCGTAGCCAATCGCAATGGCTCGGCAGGCCGAGAAGCGGTGACGTGCACGTGGACAGGTTGTACGGACCCCCCACGGGAGACGCGCACCAGTCAAGCGGCAGGTCGCCCGTCCCCGGCCCGAGGGCAGGCTCAGACGTCCGCGCACCCCGGGATCCCCGCGTCCCCCTCCCCCACGACGGCCTCTTCATCCGGCGGAACAACTCCTACGGCACCCGGTCGGTGCTCGGAGTCACCGAGCTGATCGAGAGCGGCATTCTGATCGACCAGGAACACATCCGCTTCGACGACTTCGTTGCCGCACGCACCGGTCAGGTGCCCGCACCGCCGCCGGGAGAGGCGGTCGCCGTCAGCCATGGACTCACCGGTGTACCGGGCGAGTTCAAGGCGCACGAGGCGACGACGCATTTCGTCGAGATCGCACTGAAGACGGGCACGGCCGCGGCGGACGATGTTCCCGCGAAGGAACCGCTCCCGGTGAACTTCGTCTTCGTCGTGGACACCAGCATCTCCATGGCGGGCCAGAAACTCGACACCGTCAAATCCGCGCTGCAGGAGATCTACGAGCGGCTGCGCCCGTCGGACTCCCTCGGCATCGTCACCTTCCAAAGCCGCGTGGACACGCTCCTGAGGGCGACCCGGAAGAAGGATCTTCCGGAGGAGGAATTCTCGGCGATCGTGGCGGGCATGACCGCCACCGGCGGAACCGACATCAATCTCGGCGTGCTGTACGGAATCGACGAGATCAGCCGCCGCGCGAGCAGCGGCCGTACCGTGAACCGTCTCTATCTCTTCTCGGACGGCGACCCGACATCCGGCGAGCGGGACTGGATCAAGATCCGGACGAATATCGCGGCGAAGCTGCGCGGTGACCTGACACTTTCGTGTTTCGGCTTCGGCTCGGACGCCCGCATGCCCGAACTCGCGGCGCTCGCGGGAACCGCCGGCGGGCATTCGACGTTCGTCACACGCCCCGAGCAGGTCCGGTCGAATCTTCTCGAGGATCTCAACCGCCGTGATCACCTTGCCGCGATCGACATCCAGCTGCGCATCGACATCGATCCCGCCGTCACCGTGTGGCACCTCTACGGGCACGACCTCGTCACCGATCCGAAGGCACGGGCGGGAGTTGTACGGGACGCGGCGAAGGCGGCGCAGCTCGCGCGCAAGGACTACGGCACCGAGGCGCTGCCCGATCTGATCACCGAGGAGAAGGGGATCAGGATCTTCGCCCCGGATCTGGCGTTCGGCGAGACCTACTGGGTGGTGCTGGAGATCCAGGTCCCCAAGGACCGGGAGCCCACGGACGCGGGGCTGCCGGGCCTCGGTACGGCGACGGTTCAGTACGTGGACACGGTGGCGCGCGAGAGCCGCCGCCTCGACATCTCGTTGTCGGACGCGCTGACGCTCGCCGCCGAAACCGTGACCGTTCACGCGGTGGGGCTGTGGACGAGCGAGATCACCTTCTTCGCCCTCGACGACCTGCACGAGAACGACCGGGATGCTGCCAAGAAGCGGCTGACGAACCACATCCAGATCCTCCAGCAGGCTCACCAGGCCTTTCCCGTCGACGAGTTCGTGGACGATCAGGTGACGATGAAGAAGCTGATCACCCTCACCGGCTCGCTGGGTCATGTGATGTCGTACAGCGACTCCTCGACCCAGGGCGGCCACGCGGGGCCGACGATGCAGGTCATGAACGACTTCGCGCGGGTGAGATCGGGGTTCACGGCCTTCTGA
- a CDS encoding response regulator transcription factor, whose protein sequence is MPRDHRPAKSVRVLLAEDQGMMRGALALLLNLEPDIEVVAQVARGDAIVDAVLTSRPDVALLDIELPGRSGLDAAADLRDEAPDCRVLILTTFGRPGYLRRAMEAGAAGFLVKDGPVEELAEAIRRVLTGETVIDPALAAVALSAGPSPLTARERDVLNASVDGATVADIAATLHLSESTVRNYLSSAIGKTGTRNRMEAVRAARRQGWL, encoded by the coding sequence ATGCCCCGGGATCACCGGCCCGCCAAGTCCGTACGCGTCCTGCTCGCCGAGGACCAGGGCATGATGCGCGGCGCCCTCGCGCTGCTGCTCAATCTGGAGCCGGACATCGAGGTGGTCGCTCAGGTGGCCAGGGGCGACGCGATCGTGGATGCCGTACTCACCTCGCGGCCCGATGTGGCTCTGCTCGACATCGAACTGCCCGGCCGCAGTGGGCTGGACGCGGCCGCCGATCTGCGGGACGAGGCCCCCGACTGCCGGGTGCTGATCCTCACCACCTTCGGCCGGCCCGGCTATCTGCGCCGGGCGATGGAGGCGGGGGCCGCGGGTTTCCTGGTCAAGGACGGGCCCGTCGAGGAGCTGGCCGAGGCGATCCGGCGGGTGCTGACCGGGGAGACCGTGATCGACCCGGCGCTGGCCGCGGTGGCGCTGAGCGCCGGGCCGAGCCCGCTCACCGCGCGCGAGCGGGATGTGCTGAACGCCTCGGTGGACGGTGCGACGGTCGCCGATATCGCGGCGACACTGCATCTGTCGGAGTCGACCGTACGGAACTATCTGTCGTCCGCGATCGGCAAGACGGGCACTCGCAATCGCATGGAGGCGGTGCGGGCGGCCCGCCGGCAGGGCTGGCTGTGA
- the murJ gene encoding murein biosynthesis integral membrane protein MurJ, producing the protein MVEGTKTAAGHPEGLPVGRRTNGKTRAGRSGGSARASMLMALGTVVSRATGLIRQVLQAAALGTGLLASTYNTANTVPTSLYTLLIGGALNAVLVPQLVRARSTEPDGGKAYEQRLVTLVLCVLAIGTALAVWAAPQIVGVYMDDTPARHEAFELTVVFARFLLPQIFFYGMFNILGQVLNAREKFGAMMWTPVLNNAVLIGMFAVYMGLMTVPGRVEDITAAHVRLLGIGTTCGIALQAVALIPFARAAGFRFRPRFDWRGTGLGRSIQAAKWTLLFVLANQVALAVVTNYANAADLALPRAGAGYTAYTYAQTIWLLPQSIITVSLVTALLPRMSRAAAEGRTGDLRADLTRALRVSGVAIVPAGFFFLAFGPQISALLFAHGAADAASAQPSGYMLQAFGLGLIPFSAQYLLLRGFYAFEDTRTPFLMAAWIAAVNIALATVCHVLLPARWAVTGMAAAYTLSYVAGLALTVWRLRRRLGGRIDEGRTLGRTYAALAVAAALAGGAGWGVSRACATVAGTGIGAGVLTLAAGGVVMALGYLGLARLLKVEELRRLPGLRR; encoded by the coding sequence ATGGTGGAGGGGACGAAGACCGCGGCCGGGCACCCCGAGGGGCTGCCCGTCGGCAGGCGGACGAACGGGAAGACCAGGGCGGGCAGGAGCGGCGGGTCGGCGCGCGCGTCGATGCTGATGGCGCTGGGCACCGTGGTGTCCCGCGCCACGGGCCTGATCCGGCAGGTGCTGCAGGCCGCGGCGCTGGGCACCGGGCTGCTGGCCAGTACGTACAACACCGCGAACACCGTGCCGACGAGTCTGTACACCTTGCTGATCGGCGGCGCGCTCAATGCGGTGCTGGTCCCGCAGCTGGTGCGTGCCAGGTCGACCGAGCCCGACGGGGGAAAGGCGTACGAGCAGCGTCTGGTCACGCTCGTGCTGTGCGTACTGGCCATCGGTACGGCGCTGGCGGTGTGGGCGGCCCCGCAGATCGTGGGGGTGTACATGGACGACACCCCGGCGCGCCATGAGGCGTTCGAACTGACGGTGGTCTTCGCACGGTTCCTGCTGCCGCAGATCTTCTTCTACGGCATGTTCAACATCCTCGGCCAAGTCCTCAACGCCCGCGAGAAGTTCGGGGCGATGATGTGGACACCGGTGCTGAACAACGCGGTACTGATCGGCATGTTCGCGGTGTACATGGGGCTGATGACGGTCCCCGGTCGGGTGGAGGACATCACCGCGGCCCACGTCCGGCTGCTGGGCATCGGCACCACCTGCGGGATCGCGCTGCAGGCCGTGGCGCTGATCCCGTTCGCCCGCGCCGCGGGCTTCCGGTTCCGCCCCAGGTTCGACTGGCGGGGCACGGGACTCGGCAGGAGTATCCAGGCCGCCAAGTGGACCCTGCTGTTCGTGCTGGCCAATCAGGTCGCCCTGGCCGTGGTGACCAACTACGCCAACGCGGCCGACCTGGCGCTGCCGCGGGCCGGTGCGGGGTACACGGCCTACACGTACGCGCAGACCATCTGGCTGCTGCCGCAGTCGATCATCACCGTCTCCCTGGTCACCGCGCTGCTGCCGCGCATGAGCCGGGCGGCCGCGGAGGGCCGCACGGGCGACCTGCGCGCCGACCTGACCCGGGCGCTGCGCGTCAGCGGTGTCGCCATCGTGCCCGCGGGCTTCTTCTTCCTCGCCTTCGGCCCCCAGATCTCGGCGCTGCTGTTCGCGCACGGCGCGGCCGACGCCGCGTCCGCGCAGCCTTCGGGGTACATGCTGCAGGCGTTCGGGCTGGGGCTGATTCCGTTCTCCGCGCAGTATCTGCTGCTGCGCGGCTTCTACGCCTTCGAGGACACCCGCACACCGTTCCTGATGGCCGCCTGGATCGCCGCCGTGAACATCGCTCTGGCCACGGTCTGCCATGTGCTGCTCCCCGCGCGCTGGGCGGTCACCGGCATGGCCGCCGCGTACACGCTCTCCTACGTGGCCGGGCTCGCGCTCACCGTGTGGCGGCTGCGCAGGCGGCTCGGCGGTCGTATCGACGAAGGCCGGACACTGGGCCGCACCTACGCCGCGCTGGCCGTCGCGGCGGCCCTGGCCGGGGGCGCGGGCTGGGGCGTCTCCCGGGCCTGCGCCACGGTGGCGGGCACCGGCATCGGGGCGGGCGTCCTGACGCTGGCCGCCGGGGGTGTGGTCATGGCGCTGGGGTATCTCGGGCTGGCGCGGCTGCTGAAGGTCGAGGAGCTGCGGAGGCTGCCCGGCCTGCGGCGGTGA
- a CDS encoding MFS transporter, giving the protein MVHAPDAEDTARSAVSAPAARSARTWAVLLAACAGQFLVVLDVSVVNVALPSMRADLRLSTTGLQWVLNAYSIAFAGFMLLGGRAADIFGRKRMFLVGLGLFTAASVAGGLAQEGWQLLAARGVQGLGAAVLAPATLTIVTAAVPPGPARTRAIGTWSAVGAGGGAAGGLVGGVLTDLLSWRWVLLINVPVGALVLVGAALWLTESRAGDGRRLDLPGAVLVTGGLAAVAYGIVQTEESGWTAPATLLPLLGGLALLGLFVAVEARTRAPLMPLKLFRSRAVSAANVTMFVCGSASFAMWFFMTVYAQNVLGYTPLEAGLALIPSSLSVVIGSKLAPRFMVRAGARNVAVLGALVAATGFGWQSTMTADGTYLVSILGPGILMMAGVGLAATPLASLATSGAAPGDAGLVSGLINTSRTMGGALGLAFLSTVAAARTAGGTDAEALTAGYALAFRTGTGVLLTGAVLMLFWLPRRTEP; this is encoded by the coding sequence ATGGTTCACGCCCCTGACGCCGAAGACACCGCCCGATCAGCGGTATCCGCCCCCGCTGCCCGCTCCGCGCGTACGTGGGCGGTGCTTCTCGCCGCGTGTGCCGGCCAGTTCCTCGTCGTACTCGACGTCTCCGTGGTCAATGTCGCGCTCCCCTCCATGCGCGCCGACCTCAGGCTCTCCACGACCGGCCTGCAGTGGGTTCTCAACGCCTACTCCATCGCCTTCGCCGGCTTCATGCTGCTCGGCGGGCGTGCCGCGGACATCTTCGGCCGCAAGCGGATGTTCCTCGTCGGGCTCGGGCTCTTCACCGCCGCCTCCGTCGCGGGCGGACTCGCCCAGGAGGGCTGGCAGTTGCTGGCCGCCCGCGGCGTACAGGGCCTCGGCGCGGCCGTACTCGCCCCCGCGACCCTCACCATCGTGACCGCGGCCGTGCCGCCGGGCCCCGCGCGGACCCGGGCGATCGGCACCTGGTCGGCGGTGGGCGCGGGTGGCGGCGCGGCCGGTGGACTCGTCGGCGGTGTCCTCACCGACCTGCTGTCCTGGCGCTGGGTGCTGCTGATCAACGTGCCGGTCGGCGCGCTGGTGCTGGTGGGCGCGGCGCTCTGGCTCACCGAGAGCCGGGCCGGCGACGGCCGCCGGCTCGACCTGCCCGGCGCTGTACTGGTCACGGGCGGCCTCGCGGCGGTCGCGTACGGCATTGTCCAGACCGAGGAGTCGGGCTGGACCGCGCCCGCCACCCTGCTGCCGCTGCTCGGCGGCCTTGCCCTGCTCGGCCTCTTCGTGGCGGTGGAGGCCAGGACCCGGGCGCCGCTGATGCCGCTGAAACTGTTCCGGTCACGGGCGGTGTCCGCCGCGAACGTGACGATGTTCGTCTGCGGCTCGGCCTCCTTCGCCATGTGGTTCTTCATGACGGTGTACGCCCAGAACGTGCTGGGCTACACGCCGTTGGAGGCGGGCCTGGCGCTCATCCCCAGCTCCCTGAGCGTGGTCATCGGCTCGAAGCTCGCACCCCGGTTCATGGTCCGGGCCGGGGCCAGAAACGTCGCCGTCCTCGGCGCGCTGGTCGCGGCCACCGGCTTCGGCTGGCAGTCCACGATGACCGCCGACGGCACGTACCTCGTCTCGATCCTCGGCCCCGGCATCCTGATGATGGCGGGCGTCGGCCTCGCCGCGACCCCGCTCGCCTCCCTCGCCACATCGGGCGCGGCACCGGGCGACGCCGGTCTTGTCTCGGGCCTGATCAACACCTCCCGCACGATGGGCGGCGCGCTCGGCCTGGCCTTCCTCTCGACGGTCGCGGCCGCGCGTACGGCGGGCGGCACGGACGCGGAGGCCCTGACGGCCGGGTATGCGCTGGCGTTCCGTACCGGGACGGGGGTGCTGCTCACCGGGGCGGTCCTGATGCTGTTCTGGCTGCCGCGCCGGACGGAGCCGTAA
- a CDS encoding lipid-transfer protein has translation MKAYIVGVGMTKFEKPESRDWQYWDMAKEAGTKALEDAGIPYEQVQQVPVGYCFQASTAGQRAVYELGLTGVPVYNVNNNCATASTALMMARQFVEGGIGDCVLALGFEKMARGALGAGADGGDFTTSPVARHYGVMAAGHGFGMSPPTAQIFGNAAREHMERYGTTEAQLAAVGAKNHKHSANNPHAQFQDVYSVDEILAAKTIHHPLTRLQCSPTSDGSAAAVVVSERFVVQHGLHDKAVEIAAQSMTTDTEASFASGSCIDVVGKPMSRAAGQQVFEASGLGIEDVDVVELHDCFSINELLTYEALGMCADGESGKLVESGATAYGGRWVVNPSGGLISKGHPLGATGLAQTAELVWQLRGEAGARQVDGARVGLAHNIGLGGAAVVTLLRRS, from the coding sequence ATGAAGGCGTACATCGTCGGCGTCGGGATGACGAAGTTCGAGAAGCCCGAGTCGAGGGACTGGCAGTACTGGGACATGGCCAAGGAGGCCGGGACCAAGGCCCTTGAGGATGCCGGGATTCCGTACGAGCAGGTGCAGCAGGTACCCGTCGGCTACTGCTTCCAGGCCTCCACGGCCGGCCAGCGGGCCGTCTACGAACTGGGCCTGACCGGCGTCCCCGTCTACAACGTCAACAACAACTGCGCGACCGCGTCCACGGCGCTGATGATGGCCCGGCAGTTCGTCGAGGGCGGCATCGGCGACTGCGTCCTCGCGCTCGGCTTCGAGAAGATGGCCCGTGGCGCGCTGGGGGCGGGCGCCGACGGAGGTGACTTCACGACGTCGCCCGTCGCCCGTCACTACGGCGTCATGGCGGCCGGGCACGGCTTCGGGATGTCACCGCCCACCGCACAGATCTTCGGCAACGCGGCACGCGAGCACATGGAGCGGTACGGCACGACCGAGGCGCAGCTCGCCGCCGTCGGCGCCAAGAACCACAAGCACTCGGCGAACAACCCCCACGCCCAGTTCCAAGACGTCTACTCGGTCGACGAGATCCTCGCCGCGAAGACGATCCACCATCCGCTGACCAGGCTCCAGTGCTCGCCGACCTCCGACGGTTCGGCCGCGGCGGTCGTCGTCTCCGAGCGGTTCGTCGTCCAGCACGGGCTGCACGACAAGGCCGTGGAGATCGCGGCCCAGTCGATGACCACGGACACCGAGGCCTCATTCGCCTCCGGCTCCTGCATCGACGTCGTCGGCAAGCCGATGTCGCGGGCGGCGGGACAGCAGGTGTTCGAGGCGTCCGGGCTCGGCATCGAGGACGTCGATGTCGTCGAGCTCCATGACTGCTTCTCCATCAACGAACTGCTCACCTACGAGGCGCTGGGCATGTGCGCGGACGGCGAGTCCGGGAAACTGGTGGAGAGCGGCGCGACGGCCTACGGCGGACGGTGGGTGGTCAACCCGTCCGGCGGCCTGATCTCCAAGGGGCACCCGCTGGGCGCGACCGGGCTGGCCCAGACGGCCGAGCTGGTCTGGCAGTTGAGGGGCGAGGCGGGCGCACGGCAGGTGGACGGCGCCCGGGTGGGGCTCGCGCACAACATCGGCCTCGGCGGGGCGGCGGTGGTCACGCTGCTGCGGAGGTCCTAG
- a CDS encoding acyl-CoA dehydrogenase produces the protein MGIGITQEQRELAQSVRGWLARAVPPEEVRKLLDAPACGVGRPAYWDGAAEQGLLGVHLAEEYGGGGGTLLDLAVVLEETGRGALPGPYLASLLASEVLRRAGRGELVAALAGGERIGAVALGTGTLAAVTVDGGYRLDGTAPPVLAGAQAGLLLLAAEAAHGTLWAAVDAETLTVRAHDSADPTRPTAEVTAHGLIVPQARVLTVDTALVRDLAAVLLAAEACGVAARCLETAVAYAKVREQFGRPIGQFQGVKHLCADMLVRLEQARALAWDAARAADDVRQVRGLVASLAAGTALDAAYSCAKDCIQVLGGIGFTWEHDAHLYLRRALVARQLLGAGDTHRLRAVRLAAAGARRELRLELPAEAQTHRERAREAVAAARGLDPPAARRALAPTGYAAPHLPAPYGLGAGPVQQLVVQQELTHAGVEPSALGIATWVVPSLLAYGTEEQRERFLLPTLRGDLLWCQLFSEPGAGSDLASLRTRAERAEDGGWRITGQKVWTSAAQGADYGILLARTDPGAPKHKGLTYFLVDMKQTAGIDIRPLKEITGDSLFNEVYFEGAMLPEDAVVGQVNDGWKVARNTLGNERVHMADQMAFGTGLEALLARAPGLDGAYRARIGTLAAEAHALGCIGLRTTMRQVSGLEPGAGASVRKLIQTAHQQKTAELALELLGPEGALCEGAGERAVHSLLLSRCLTIAGGTTQVQLNVVAERILGLPRD, from the coding sequence ATGGGGATCGGAATCACGCAGGAGCAACGGGAGTTGGCGCAGTCGGTGCGCGGCTGGCTGGCGCGCGCGGTGCCCCCCGAGGAGGTGCGCAAGCTGCTCGACGCGCCCGCATGCGGAGTCGGGCGCCCCGCCTACTGGGACGGTGCCGCCGAGCAGGGACTCCTCGGCGTACATCTCGCCGAGGAGTACGGCGGCGGGGGCGGCACGCTCCTCGACCTGGCCGTCGTCCTGGAGGAGACCGGCCGGGGCGCGCTGCCGGGGCCGTATCTCGCCAGCCTCCTCGCCTCCGAGGTGCTGCGGCGTGCCGGCCGGGGCGAGCTCGTCGCCGCGCTGGCGGGCGGGGAGCGGATCGGAGCCGTCGCGCTCGGGACCGGCACGCTGGCGGCTGTCACTGTCGACGGGGGCTACCGGCTGGACGGGACCGCGCCGCCCGTACTGGCCGGGGCGCAGGCCGGTCTGCTGCTGCTCGCCGCGGAGGCGGCGCACGGCACGCTCTGGGCCGCGGTGGACGCCGAGACGCTCACCGTGCGCGCCCACGACAGTGCGGACCCGACCCGGCCGACCGCCGAGGTGACGGCGCACGGCCTGATCGTCCCGCAGGCGCGGGTGCTCACGGTCGATACCGCACTCGTACGGGATCTGGCTGCCGTGCTCCTCGCGGCGGAGGCATGCGGGGTGGCCGCACGGTGTCTGGAGACCGCCGTCGCGTACGCCAAGGTGCGCGAGCAGTTCGGCCGGCCCATCGGGCAGTTCCAGGGCGTCAAGCATCTCTGCGCCGACATGCTGGTGCGCCTCGAGCAGGCCCGCGCGCTGGCGTGGGACGCGGCACGCGCGGCGGACGACGTCCGCCAGGTGCGGGGGCTCGTCGCCTCGCTCGCCGCCGGGACCGCGCTGGACGCCGCGTACTCCTGCGCCAAGGACTGCATCCAGGTGCTCGGCGGCATCGGCTTCACCTGGGAGCACGACGCACACCTGTATCTGCGCCGGGCCCTCGTCGCACGCCAGCTGCTGGGAGCGGGTGACACCCACCGGCTACGGGCCGTCCGGCTCGCCGCCGCCGGGGCTCGGCGCGAGCTCAGGCTGGAGCTGCCCGCCGAGGCGCAGACACACCGGGAGCGTGCGCGCGAGGCCGTCGCGGCGGCACGCGGACTGGATCCGCCCGCCGCCCGCCGCGCCCTCGCCCCCACCGGATACGCGGCGCCGCACCTCCCGGCGCCGTACGGCCTGGGTGCAGGTCCCGTCCAGCAGCTCGTCGTACAGCAGGAGCTGACGCACGCCGGGGTCGAGCCGAGCGCTCTGGGCATCGCGACCTGGGTGGTGCCCTCGCTCCTCGCGTACGGCACGGAGGAACAGAGGGAACGCTTTCTGCTGCCGACCCTGCGCGGCGATCTGCTCTGGTGCCAGCTGTTCTCCGAACCCGGCGCGGGATCGGACCTGGCCTCCCTGCGAACCAGGGCGGAGAGAGCCGAGGACGGCGGCTGGCGCATCACCGGCCAGAAGGTGTGGACGAGCGCCGCGCAGGGGGCCGACTACGGCATCCTGCTCGCCCGCACCGACCCCGGCGCCCCCAAGCACAAGGGGCTCACCTACTTCCTCGTCGACATGAAGCAGACGGCCGGCATCGACATCCGCCCGCTGAAGGAGATCACCGGCGACTCCCTCTTCAACGAGGTGTACTTCGAAGGGGCGATGCTGCCCGAGGACGCCGTCGTCGGGCAGGTGAACGACGGCTGGAAGGTCGCCCGCAACACCCTCGGCAACGAACGCGTCCACATGGCCGACCAGATGGCCTTCGGCACCGGCCTCGAAGCGCTGCTCGCCCGGGCTCCCGGCCTCGACGGCGCGTACCGCGCGCGCATCGGGACACTGGCCGCCGAGGCGCACGCCCTCGGCTGCATCGGGCTGCGTACGACGATGCGGCAGGTGTCGGGTCTCGAACCCGGCGCGGGCGCATCCGTACGCAAACTCATCCAGACCGCGCACCAGCAGAAGACGGCCGAGCTCGCCCTCGAACTGCTCGGCCCCGAGGGCGCCCTGTGCGAAGGCGCCGGGGAGCGGGCCGTGCACAGCCTGCTGCTGTCGCGCTGCCTCACCATCGCCGGCGGCACCACCCAGGTCCAGCTCAACGTCGTCGCCGAGCGCATCCTCGGCCTCCCGCGAGACTGA
- a CDS encoding class I SAM-dependent methyltransferase encodes MAAAPKPETLAAFEAAKGFMPVAEGLALYAAATEAAALGLPLLEVGTYCGRSTILLADAAREAGTSAITVDHHRGSEEQQPGWEYHDPTVVDPEVGEMDTLPTFRRTLHRAGLEEHVIAVVGRSPQVAAVWGTPLGLVFIDGGHTDEHAGGDYEGWAPHVAEGGLLVIHDVFPDPADGGQAPYRVYLRALASRAFTEVSAHDSLRVLRRTGTGI; translated from the coding sequence ATGGCCGCCGCTCCCAAGCCGGAGACCCTCGCCGCCTTCGAGGCCGCCAAGGGCTTCATGCCCGTGGCCGAGGGCCTCGCCCTGTACGCGGCCGCCACGGAGGCTGCCGCGCTCGGGCTGCCGCTGCTCGAGGTGGGCACCTACTGCGGGCGCTCGACGATCCTGCTCGCCGACGCCGCCCGGGAGGCCGGGACGAGTGCGATCACGGTCGACCACCACCGGGGCAGTGAGGAGCAGCAGCCGGGCTGGGAGTACCACGACCCGACCGTGGTCGACCCGGAGGTCGGCGAGATGGACACCCTCCCGACCTTCCGCCGCACTCTGCACAGGGCGGGCCTGGAGGAGCACGTCATCGCCGTCGTCGGCCGCTCCCCACAGGTGGCCGCGGTCTGGGGTACGCCGCTCGGCCTGGTATTCATCGACGGCGGCCACACGGACGAGCACGCGGGCGGCGATTACGAGGGCTGGGCACCGCATGTCGCCGAGGGCGGCCTCCTCGTCATCCACGACGTCTTCCCCGACCCTGCGGACGGCGGCCAGGCCCCGTACCGCGTCTACCTCCGGGCGCTTGCGTCCCGTGCGTTCACCGAGGTCTCGGCGCACGACTCACTGCGCGTCCTGCGCCGTACGGGAACGGGCATCTGA